Proteins encoded by one window of Vidua chalybeata isolate OUT-0048 chromosome 15, bVidCha1 merged haplotype, whole genome shotgun sequence:
- the FAXDC2 gene encoding fatty acid hydroxylase domain-containing protein 2 isoform X2, with product METDSGYSSTTELQKQGKKLSDALRITAYVFSTGLLMFTALVNTASWFMQNITLGNFWQTAWLEFYDHMEGDEWTIFLVGAALVPALAFWGFNGILLVADITGKPTFITRYRIQLGKNDPVDRKKLWKAIYTALGNQFFVSYPMLVPMFYIMKWWENTFSKELPTFQWFLVELSIFTVVEEILFYYTHRLVHHPVLYKHIHKKHHEWTAPIGVVSIYAHPIEHIVSNTLPVMTGPMIMGSHIVSISAWFSIALVTTSISHCGYHLPLLPSPEFHDFHHLKFNQCYGVLGVLDFLHGTDKMFRQTKAFERHKVLLSLTPLSESIPEPPKKDE from the exons ATGGAAACAGACTCTGGATATTCCTCCACCACTGAGCTGCAGAAGCAG GGAAAGAAGCTCTCGGATGCCTTGAGGATCACTGCCTACGTCTTCAGTACAGGCCTGCTCATGTTCACTGCCTTAGTGAACACTGCTTCTTG GTTTATGCAGAATATAACTTTAGGCAATTTCTGGCAAACAGCATGGTTGGAGTTCTATGACCATATGGAGGGAGATGAGTGGACAATCTTCCTCGTTG GGGCTGCATTGGTGCCTGCACTTGCTTTCTGGGGCTTCAATGGAATCCTTCTGGTGGCTGATATAACAGGAAAGCCAACTTTCATTACTCGCTATCGCATTCAGCTGGGCAAGAATGATCCT GTGGACAGAAAGAAACTGTGGAAAGCCATCTACACAGCGCTGGGTAATCAGTTCTTTGTCTCCTATCCCATGCTTGTGCCCATGTTCTACATCATGAAATGGTGGGAAAACACCTTCAGCAAGGAATTACCAACCTTCCAATGGTTTCTTGTGGAGCTAAGCATTTTTACTGTAGTAGAGGAAATTCTCTTCTATTATACACACAG GCTTGTTCACCACCCAGTGCTGTATAAGCACATTCACAAGAAGCACCACGAGTGGACAGCCCCCATCGGTGTGGTCTCCATTTATGCTCACCCAATAGAGCACATA GTCTCCAACACTCTGCCTGTCATGACTGGCCCAATGATCATGGGATCTCATATTGTTTCAATCTCAGCATGGTTCTCCATTGCTCTTGTAACAACAAGCATTTCTCACTGTGGCTACCACCTGCCCCTCCTGCCATCTCCAGAGTTCCACGACTTCCACCACCTCAA GTTCAACCAGTGCTATGGAGTGCTGGGAGTGCTGGATTTTCTGCACGGCACAGACAAAATGTTCAGACAGACCAAAGCCTTTGAGAGACACAAGGTCCTGCTCAGCCTCACACCACTCTCTGAAAGCATCCCAGAGCCACCCAAAAAAGACGAGTGa
- the CNOT8 gene encoding CCR4-NOT transcription complex subunit 8 — MPAALAENSQVICEVWANNLEEEMRKIREIVLSYSYIAMDTEFPGVVVRPIGEFRSSIDYQYQLLRCNVDLLKIIQLGLTFTNEKGEYPSGINTWQFNFKFNLTEDMYSQDSIDLLASSGLQFQKHEEEGIDTLHFAELLMTSGVVLSDSVKWLSFHSGYDFGYMVKLLTDSRLPEEEHEFFHILNLFFPSIYDVKYLMKSCKNLKGGLQEVADQLDLQRIGRQHQAGSDSLLTGMAFFRMKELFFEDTIDDAKYCGRLYGLGTGVAQKQNEDVDSAQEKMSILAIINNMQP; from the exons ATGCCAGCAGCCCTTGCAGAGAACAGCCAGGTTATCTGTGAAGTATGGGCCAACAACCTGGAGGAAGAGATGAGGAAAATTCGAGAGATTGTTCTGAGTTACAGCTACATTGCCATG GACACGGAGTTCCCCGGAGTCGTCGTCAGGCCGATCGGCGAATTCCGCAGCTCCATAGATTATCAGTACCAGCTCCTTCGCTGTAACGTTGACCTGCTGAAAATCATCCAGCTGGGCCTGACTTTCACAAATGAGAAGGGGGAATATCCTTCTGGCATTAACACCTGGCAGTTCAACTTCAAATTCAACCTCAC ggaaGACATGTACTCTCAGGATTCCATAGACCTCcttgccagctctgggctgcagtTCCAGAAGCATGAAGAAGAAGGGATTGATACCCTGCATTTTGCTGAGTTGCTGATGACGTCGGGGGTCGTCCTCAGTGACAGTGTGAAATGGCTGTCCTTCCACAG tggttATGACTTTGGCTACATGGTGAAGTTGTTGACAGATTCCAGGTTACCAGAAGAGGAACATGAATTTTTCCATATCTTAAACCTTTTCTTCCCATCTATCTATGATGTGAAGTACTTAATGAAAAGCTGCAAAAACCTCAAG GGTGGCCTTCAGGAAGTGGCAGATCAACTGGATTTGCAGCGAATTGGACGACAACACCAGGCAGGATCAGACTCTCTTCTCACAGGAATGGcatttttcagaatgaaagaG ttATTTTTTGAGGATACAATTGATGATGCAAAGTATTGCGGACGACTGTATGGCCTTGGCACAGGAGTGGctcagaaacaaaatgaagatGTGGACTCGGCCCAAGAGAAAATGAGCATTTTGGCCATTATCAACAACATGCAGCCGTGA
- the FAXDC2 gene encoding fatty acid hydroxylase domain-containing protein 2 isoform X1 has translation MPNREGKKSVVLSLPLVTPMKFHISHAPDLCKHDRWMIIHNIPQQLCYCVLQSVCEAKQAITGLPSSFQIPKMPGQNTAARAYSCCFSQGKKLSDALRITAYVFSTGLLMFTALVNTASWFMQNITLGNFWQTAWLEFYDHMEGDEWTIFLVGAALVPALAFWGFNGILLVADITGKPTFITRYRIQLGKNDPVDRKKLWKAIYTALGNQFFVSYPMLVPMFYIMKWWENTFSKELPTFQWFLVELSIFTVVEEILFYYTHRLVHHPVLYKHIHKKHHEWTAPIGVVSIYAHPIEHIVSNTLPVMTGPMIMGSHIVSISAWFSIALVTTSISHCGYHLPLLPSPEFHDFHHLKFNQCYGVLGVLDFLHGTDKMFRQTKAFERHKVLLSLTPLSESIPEPPKKDE, from the exons ATGCCAaatagagagggaaaaaaatcagtggtcctttctctccctttggTTACTCCAATGAAATTCCACATCAGTCATGCACCAGATCTCTGTAAGCATGACAGATGGATGATCATACACAATATCCCACAACAGCTTTGTTATTGTGTTCTTCAGAGTGTGTGTGAAGCAAAACAGGCCATCACAGGACTGCCTTCATCATTTCAAATACCAAAAATGCCAGGGCAGAACACAGCAGCACGTGCTTACTCTTGTTGCTTCTCACAGGGAAAGAAGCTCTCGGATGCCTTGAGGATCACTGCCTACGTCTTCAGTACAGGCCTGCTCATGTTCACTGCCTTAGTGAACACTGCTTCTTG GTTTATGCAGAATATAACTTTAGGCAATTTCTGGCAAACAGCATGGTTGGAGTTCTATGACCATATGGAGGGAGATGAGTGGACAATCTTCCTCGTTG GGGCTGCATTGGTGCCTGCACTTGCTTTCTGGGGCTTCAATGGAATCCTTCTGGTGGCTGATATAACAGGAAAGCCAACTTTCATTACTCGCTATCGCATTCAGCTGGGCAAGAATGATCCT GTGGACAGAAAGAAACTGTGGAAAGCCATCTACACAGCGCTGGGTAATCAGTTCTTTGTCTCCTATCCCATGCTTGTGCCCATGTTCTACATCATGAAATGGTGGGAAAACACCTTCAGCAAGGAATTACCAACCTTCCAATGGTTTCTTGTGGAGCTAAGCATTTTTACTGTAGTAGAGGAAATTCTCTTCTATTATACACACAG GCTTGTTCACCACCCAGTGCTGTATAAGCACATTCACAAGAAGCACCACGAGTGGACAGCCCCCATCGGTGTGGTCTCCATTTATGCTCACCCAATAGAGCACATA GTCTCCAACACTCTGCCTGTCATGACTGGCCCAATGATCATGGGATCTCATATTGTTTCAATCTCAGCATGGTTCTCCATTGCTCTTGTAACAACAAGCATTTCTCACTGTGGCTACCACCTGCCCCTCCTGCCATCTCCAGAGTTCCACGACTTCCACCACCTCAA GTTCAACCAGTGCTATGGAGTGCTGGGAGTGCTGGATTTTCTGCACGGCACAGACAAAATGTTCAGACAGACCAAAGCCTTTGAGAGACACAAGGTCCTGCTCAGCCTCACACCACTCTCTGAAAGCATCCCAGAGCCACCCAAAAAAGACGAGTGa